From Sporohalobacter salinus, one genomic window encodes:
- the lysA gene encoding diaminopimelate decarboxylase — protein sequence MVLHGTMDINEQGNLEIGKCDVTEIAKEYGTPLYILDEEEIRDNCQAYRQAFEEWYSNSETIYASKAFTSLTMCKIVEEEGLGLDVVSGGELYTALEADFPTEKIYFHGNNKTPEELEMALDADIGRVIVDNNYELNLLNELAAQCDKTADILVRVTPGVEAHTHSYIQTGQTDSKFGVGIQSGLALETIKAAIELENIAVKGIHCHIGSQIFNLESFEVAIDIMLDFIEEVKNETGLIMEELNIGGGVGIKYTDEDQSVSINKYAELVAKAIKQKCEEINIPLPKVINEPGRSIIGTAGSTIYTVGSIKDIPGIRKYVAVNGGMSDNIRPALYDAEYEAIVANKANKKPEEVVSITGKCCESGDVLIWDIKLPKMESGDILLISCTGAYGYAMASNYNSLPKPGVVLINDGQIEEIIHGEGYEDLITKEEVPLRLKEGDQQKDKNVDTVAL from the coding sequence ATGGTACTACATGGTACAATGGACATAAATGAGCAGGGGAATTTGGAGATTGGTAAATGTGATGTAACTGAGATAGCTAAAGAGTATGGAACACCATTATATATTCTTGATGAGGAGGAGATTAGGGATAATTGTCAAGCATACCGTCAGGCTTTTGAAGAATGGTATTCCAATTCTGAAACTATTTATGCTAGTAAAGCTTTCACATCACTAACAATGTGTAAAATTGTCGAAGAAGAAGGGCTAGGATTGGATGTTGTATCCGGCGGTGAATTATATACTGCTTTAGAAGCTGATTTTCCAACTGAAAAGATTTATTTTCATGGTAATAATAAGACACCTGAGGAGTTAGAGATGGCCTTGGATGCAGATATTGGTCGAGTTATAGTTGATAATAATTATGAATTGAACTTATTGAATGAATTAGCAGCTCAATGTGATAAGACAGCAGATATTTTAGTTAGAGTTACTCCAGGAGTTGAAGCTCATACTCATAGTTATATTCAAACAGGTCAGACAGATTCTAAGTTTGGTGTCGGTATTCAGAGTGGACTAGCTTTAGAGACGATTAAAGCTGCTATTGAGTTAGAAAATATAGCTGTAAAAGGAATTCATTGTCATATTGGGTCTCAGATTTTTAATCTTGAGTCTTTTGAAGTAGCAATAGATATAATGCTTGATTTTATAGAAGAAGTTAAGAATGAAACAGGATTAATAATGGAAGAATTAAATATAGGCGGCGGTGTTGGAATTAAGTATACTGACGAGGATCAATCAGTAAGTATTAACAAATATGCTGAGTTAGTAGCTAAGGCTATTAAACAGAAATGTGAAGAAATTAATATTCCATTGCCTAAAGTGATTAATGAACCAGGAAGATCAATTATTGGAACGGCAGGATCTACTATTTATACAGTAGGTTCAATTAAAGATATTCCTGGAATAAGAAAGTATGTAGCAGTTAACGGTGGAATGTCTGATAATATTCGCCCAGCTCTTTATGATGCGGAGTATGAAGCTATTGTAGCTAATAAAGCTAATAAGAAACCAGAAGAAGTAGTTTCGATTACTGGTAAGTGTTGTGAATCGGGAGATGTATTAATTTGGGATATTAAGTTACCTAAAATGGAGTCAGGAGATATTTTGTTAATTTCTTGTACAGGTGCTTACGGTTATGCAATGGCAAGTAATTATAATAGTTTACCAAAACCAGGAGTAGTATTGATTAATGATGGTCAAATAGAAGAAATTATTCATGGAGAGGGATATGAAGATTTAATAACAAAAGAAGAAGTTCCTCTTCGATTAAAAGAAGGTGATCAGCAGAAAGATAAAAATGTTGATACTGTTGCCTTATAA